Proteins from a single region of Streptomyces sp. TN58:
- the cobT gene encoding nicotinate-nucleotide--dimethylbenzimidazole phosphoribosyltransferase, translating to MNLDDFSDLIERPDGGVRRDAEEHRQRLAVPPGALGRLDELAEWLAAAQGQVPVRAVERPRVVLFAADHGIAAQGVSARAASTAHELVRSVLDGSSPVAVLARRFGATIRIVDAGLDCDPGLLPEDVVAHRVRRGSGRIDTEDALTVEEAQAALRLGMRIADEEADSGTDLVVLGDLSVGGTTVAATLVAALCGTDSSVVTGRGGRPIDDLAWMRKCAAIRDALRRARPVLGDQVALLAAVGGADVAAITGFLLQCAVRRTPVILDGVVSAACGLVAQRAAFRAPDWWLAGQASGEPGQAKALDRMALNPVLDHGVTVGEGTGALLALPLVQAAAALAAELPERAAEEPTE from the coding sequence CTGAATCTCGACGACTTCTCCGATCTGATCGAGCGCCCCGACGGGGGCGTCCGGCGTGACGCCGAGGAACACCGTCAGCGCCTCGCCGTGCCGCCCGGCGCGCTGGGGCGGCTCGACGAGCTCGCCGAGTGGCTCGCCGCCGCGCAGGGGCAGGTCCCGGTCAGGGCCGTCGAGCGGCCCCGCGTGGTGCTTTTCGCCGCCGACCACGGGATCGCCGCCCAGGGGGTGTCCGCCCGGGCCGCGTCCACCGCCCACGAGCTGGTGCGGTCCGTGCTCGACGGGTCCAGCCCGGTCGCGGTCCTGGCCCGCCGGTTCGGCGCCACGATACGGATCGTCGACGCCGGGCTCGACTGCGATCCGGGGCTGCTGCCCGAGGACGTGGTGGCGCACCGCGTGCGGCGCGGCAGCGGCCGGATCGACACCGAGGACGCGCTGACGGTCGAGGAGGCGCAGGCCGCGCTGCGGCTCGGCATGAGGATCGCCGACGAGGAGGCGGACTCCGGGACCGACCTGGTCGTCCTGGGCGACCTGAGCGTCGGCGGGACGACCGTCGCCGCGACCCTCGTCGCCGCCCTGTGCGGAACGGACTCGTCGGTGGTGACGGGCCGTGGCGGCCGGCCCATCGACGACCTGGCCTGGATGCGCAAGTGCGCCGCGATCCGCGACGCGCTGCGCCGGGCCCGCCCGGTGCTGGGCGACCAGGTCGCGCTGCTGGCCGCGGTCGGCGGCGCGGACGTGGCCGCCATCACCGGATTCCTGCTCCAGTGTGCGGTGCGCCGTACGCCCGTCATCCTCGACGGTGTTGTTTCGGCCGCGTGCGGACTGGTCGCGCAGCGGGCCGCGTTCCGGGCTCCTGACTGGTGGCTGGCGGGTCAGGCGAGCGGCGAGCCGGGTCAGGCGAAGGCACTTGACCGAATGGCGCTCAACCCCGTGCTCGATCACGGCGTCACAGTGGGTGAAGGCACCGGGGCATTGCTGGCTCTCCCCCTCGTCCAGGCGGCCGCCGCACTCGCGGCGGAGCTTCCTGAACGGGCGGCGGAGGAGCCGACGGAATGA
- a CDS encoding phosphatidylglycerol lysyltransferase domain-containing protein yields the protein MGEVRLTSAETDRTAAPATGPSSGRKETGGDSAGKAAGGGRETGRGSARSQRGAAFAVWYLRVVTFVNFLSAVWVSLGQDLRRHNIEDFYTPYMLTAGFASGLFTMLLAVTLGRRKRASWILNLVLSGLLALLLAYALFAYEEIREHPQNWVSLALTAAFTGALLLGRREFYAKGDRSNPAFAAAVAAVGLLVTSLVAALLVGAANTSPDSARVSFPERWKYGVMRLITLAPDDRASAAITTPGWVDVVVNVMSMLLLLAVLFAAFRSRRAVDPISEEDEERLRALLARQGDRDSLGYFALRREKSVIWSPTGKAAVTYRVVGGVSLASGDPIGDPEAWPGAIDPWLAEAREHGWVPAVMGASEEAGQIYARHGLDALELGDEAIVETAEFTLEGRAMRTVRQAYNRVKRAGYTVRIRRHADIPAEEMAELVRRADDWRDGATERGFSMALGRLGDPADGQCVMLECTDGNGDLRAVLSFVPWGAKGLSLDLMRRDRDSENGLMEFMVIELLERSREIGVTQVSLNFAMFRSVFERGSRLGAGPVLRMWRSLLSFFSRWWQIESLYRANAKYRPIWEPRFMLFEKSSDLLRIGVAAGRAEGFLEAPGLPKWLHRRHLETRR from the coding sequence ATGGGAGAGGTCCGTTTGACCAGCGCAGAGACCGACCGCACCGCCGCACCGGCGACCGGTCCGTCATCCGGCAGGAAAGAGACCGGCGGGGACTCCGCCGGCAAGGCGGCGGGGGGCGGCCGGGAGACCGGTCGGGGGAGCGCCCGCTCACAGCGCGGAGCCGCGTTCGCGGTCTGGTACCTGCGCGTCGTCACCTTCGTCAACTTCCTCAGCGCGGTGTGGGTTTCACTCGGGCAGGACCTGCGGCGCCACAACATCGAGGACTTCTACACCCCGTACATGCTCACCGCGGGCTTCGCGTCGGGCCTGTTCACGATGCTGCTGGCCGTCACCCTCGGCCGCCGCAAGCGGGCCTCCTGGATCCTCAACCTGGTCCTGAGCGGCCTCCTCGCGCTGCTGCTCGCCTACGCCCTCTTCGCGTACGAGGAGATCCGCGAGCACCCGCAGAACTGGGTCTCCCTGGCCCTGACCGCGGCCTTCACCGGCGCCCTGCTGCTGGGCCGCCGCGAGTTCTACGCCAAGGGCGACCGCTCGAACCCGGCGTTCGCCGCCGCCGTCGCCGCCGTCGGCCTTCTCGTCACCTCCCTGGTCGCCGCCCTCCTCGTGGGCGCCGCCAACACCTCCCCCGACAGCGCCCGCGTCTCCTTCCCGGAGCGCTGGAAGTACGGCGTGATGCGGCTGATCACCCTGGCGCCCGACGACCGGGCCTCCGCGGCGATCACCACACCCGGCTGGGTGGACGTCGTCGTCAACGTCATGTCGATGCTGCTGCTGCTCGCCGTGCTGTTCGCGGCGTTCCGCTCCCGCCGCGCCGTCGACCCGATCAGCGAGGAGGACGAGGAGCGGCTGCGGGCGCTGCTGGCCCGGCAGGGCGACCGCGACTCGCTCGGCTACTTCGCCCTGCGCCGCGAGAAGTCCGTCATCTGGTCCCCCACCGGCAAGGCCGCCGTCACCTACCGCGTCGTCGGCGGCGTCTCCCTCGCCTCCGGCGACCCGATCGGCGACCCGGAGGCCTGGCCCGGCGCCATCGACCCGTGGCTGGCCGAGGCCCGCGAGCACGGCTGGGTTCCGGCCGTGATGGGCGCGAGCGAGGAGGCCGGGCAGATCTACGCCCGGCACGGCCTGGACGCCCTCGAACTCGGCGACGAGGCGATCGTGGAGACCGCCGAGTTCACCCTGGAGGGCCGTGCCATGCGCACCGTCCGGCAGGCCTACAACCGCGTCAAGCGGGCCGGTTACACGGTCCGCATCCGCCGCCACGCCGACATCCCGGCCGAGGAGATGGCCGAGCTGGTGCGCCGCGCCGACGACTGGCGCGACGGCGCGACCGAGCGCGGCTTCTCCATGGCGCTGGGCCGCCTCGGCGACCCCGCCGACGGCCAGTGCGTGATGCTGGAGTGCACCGACGGCAACGGCGATCTGCGGGCCGTGCTGTCCTTCGTGCCGTGGGGGGCCAAGGGCCTGTCGCTGGACCTGATGCGCCGTGACCGGGACTCAGAGAACGGCCTGATGGAGTTCATGGTCATCGAACTCCTCGAACGGTCCAGGGAGATCGGGGTCACCCAGGTCTCGCTGAACTTCGCGATGTTCCGGTCGGTCTTCGAGCGCGGGTCCAGGCTCGGAGCGGGTCCGGTGCTGCGCATGTGGCGCTCGCTGCTGAGCTTCTTCTCCCGCTGGTGGCAGATCGAGTCCCTCTACCGGGCGAACGCCAAATACCGGCCGATCTGGGAACCGCGGTTCATGCTCTTCGAGAAGAGTTCGGACCTGCTGCGGATCGGTGTCGCGGCCGGACGGGCCGAAGGCTTCCTGGAGGCCCCCGGCCTTCCGAAGTGGCTGCACCGCAGACACCTGGAGACCCGCCGTTGA